A single region of the Amphiura filiformis chromosome 7, Afil_fr2py, whole genome shotgun sequence genome encodes:
- the LOC140157831 gene encoding LOW QUALITY PROTEIN: uncharacterized protein (The sequence of the model RefSeq protein was modified relative to this genomic sequence to represent the inferred CDS: deleted 1 base in 1 codon), translating into MATSHADNKGPIIKGWDYEIERQFFMRMKCVLAKRNAGLTSGGYKVIHCYGYLKIKQYSMDVAPYDGCYQNVGLVAIGHSLPPSSLTEVKMYNNMFMFRASLDLKLIFLDGKVAVLTGYEPQDLIEKTLYHFVHAMDILHLRYFHHTLLVKGQATTKYFRFLSKHGGWVWMQSSATIVHNSRSSRPHCIVSVNTVLSNIEDKEQVLELDQLQAKTESAYASLHEKVKPGKSRSGKSSKRRSNAEKYSPYQLPTPPVMYTDSAAASAGEYSQHRAAAAYGQYTACEVPVPAAQYATVPYQEGIDRYNAMYSAGYATGYQPNVYADGAYSYSNSFAYSSAEAYAHCMNERLQYRGHYGDERYYTSDPRYFHWSHDTSRSMLTHGLSSESEARKSTHVQSDVTQCNTASETGQSDLLLQQCGHSQLSATSPSHSHMTSRSHMSDSRNSYHAQSPVQTGSPSNTSDISPHGYRSHRQRDGHEPSTSSSSAGVAPHTKFDSLVQATQHLVKEEQQCKKSPQVSGANVVQSDSGYSQASPATTAAGREQACRQASPAQGDTMPGRTPTSANSQSLEASEATDSRRTTDYTTTHMTEMHRGGPVAAYSSANQTGHGSPSYPVNLTVRNEHLSPDHNGADIPDRPVEAATDALTAAHYGTKDQCYYSDTGSKGYLSSFSFSDTAGAISGLRRGSKEHSFMHTNSAICDRTAMSWYGNSAHHKELANGYAY; encoded by the exons ATGGCCACGTCCCATGCTGACAATAAAGGACCtatcattaagggatggg ATTATGAGATTGAACGCCAATTCTTCATGCGAATGAAATGTGTACTTGCGAAGAGAAACGCAGGTCTTACATCAGGAGGATACAAG GTGATCCACTGCTACGGCTACCTGAAAATCAAGCAGTACTCCATGGATGTCGCCCCCTACGACGGTTGTTATCAGAATGTCGGTTTGGTAGCCATTGGCCATTCACTGCCTCCTAGCTCCCTCACAGAAGTGAAGATGTACAACAATATGTTCATGTTTAGAGCAAGCCTTGATCTCAAATTGATATTCCTTGATGGAAA AGTTGCAGTTCTTACGGGCTACGAA CCACAAGATTTGATTGAGAAGACATTATACCATTTTGTACACGCCATGGATATACTTCACCTTCGATACTTTCATCATACTT TATTAGTCAAAGGTCAAGCCACAACTAAGTACTTCCGGTTCCTCTCCAAACATGGTGGCTGGGTTTGGATGCAGAGCTCTGCTACTATTGTACACAACAGCAGATCGTCAAGACCTCATTGTATCGTCAGTGTTAACACAGTGTTAAG caaCATTGAAGACAAAGAGCAGGTTCTGGAACTAGACCAGTTACAAGCCAAAACAGAATCAGCTTATGCCAGTCTCCATGAGAAAGTCAAACCAGGAAAATCCAGATCTGGAAAATCATCAAAACGAAGATCAAACGCTGAAAAATACAGTCCCTACCAACTTCCAACTCCTCCTGTAATGTATACCGATTCAGCTGCAGCATCGGCTGGCGAGTATAGTCAACACAGGGCTGCTGCTGCTTATGGACAGTACACTGCGTGTGAAGTACCGGTACCGGCAGCACAGTACGCTACAGTACCTTACCAGGAAGGTATTGATAGGTACAATGCAATGTATTCAGCTGGTTATGCTACGGGATATCAACCCAATGTTTATGCTGATGGTGCTTATAGTTATAGCAACTCGTTCGCTTATTCTAGCGCTGAAGCTTACGCTCACTGTATGAATGAGAGATTACAGTACAGAGGGCATTATGGCGATGAACGCTACTACACTTCAGATCCGCGATATTTTCATTGGTCACATGATACAAGTAGGTCCATGCTGACGCATGGCCTAAGTAGTGAGTCAGAAGCAAGGAAATCTACGCATGTGCAATCTGATGTCACTCAGTGTAATACAGCATCTGAAACTGGCCAATCAGATCTGTTGTTACAGCAATGTGGACACTCACAACTAAGTGCCACGTCGCCAAGTCATTCTCATATGACGTCACGATCACACATGTCAGATAGCAGGAACTCATACCACGCACAATCCCCGGTACAAACAGGTAGTCCTTCAAATACATCAGACATTTCACCTCATGGTTACAGAAGCCATCGGCAAAGAGATGGTCATGAGCCTTCCACAAGTAGCAGCAGCGCTGGCGTTGCACCACATACAAAATTTGACTCTTTAGTCCAAGCAACACAACACTTAGTTAAAGAAGAGCAACAGTGCAAAAAATCTCCGCAGGTAAGCGGTGCTAATGTCGTGCAATCAGATTCAGGTTATAGTCAGGCCAGTCCAGCAACAACAGCAGCGGGAAGAGAACAGGCTTGTCGGCAAGCAAGTCCAGCTCAAGGAGACACAATGCCAGGTCGTACTCCAACTAGTGCTAACTCTCAAAGTCTGGAAGCAAGTGAAGCTACTGATTCCAGGCGAACCACTGACTATACAACGACACATATGACTGAAATGCACCGCGGAGGTCCAGTAGCTGCATACTCTTCAGCGAACCAAACAGGACATGGCAGCCCTAGCTATCCTGTTAACCTCACCGTCAGGAATGAGCACCTCTCCCCTGATCACAATGGAGCAGACATTCCTGATCGTCCGGTAGAAGCCGCAACAGACGCGTTGACAGCCGCTCATTACGGTACCAAAGATCAATGTTATTACAGTGATACGGGTAGCAAAGGCTACCTGTCCAGTTTCTCTTTTTCTGACACTGCGGGTGCCATATCTGGACTGAGGCGCGGTAGCAAAGAGCATAGTTTCATGCACACAAATAGTGCAATATGTGATAGAACTGCTATGAGTTGGTATGGTAATAGTGCGCATCATAAGGAGCTGGCTAATGGATATGCCTATTGA